The following DNA comes from Mya arenaria isolate MELC-2E11 chromosome 11, ASM2691426v1.
agtaattaaatacgcccaaaatgcactatttcaaataaatttcgtttctgAGGGAGAGGCTCAAGTAAAAAGcgtacgcccctaagttacgcccccacTAGCGACGAATCTTGGATCTGCCCCTGATACTTATTCGTTTTCACAGGGCCTTTTACAGCAGTCAGCTTTGCTGGGTTTTGTTTCCGTGACATAAGGGCACATGTTCACGCGTCGTCCTGTGTGTACGTATTGTCCGTTCATTTAATACGATTCATACTATTCAAGAACTTGGTGTTCGCACATAATTGTGGGCAATGAAAATCGAGGATTAACTCAATTTACTGTAGCCCCATATCATGTAGTCTAAGAGCAGTTTTGAAGGTGAATCACTCAGCggcaaacatttattttcgtttaGTATTTTGGCGGTCTCCATGATTTGGTACAGTCGTCTACTTTCCATAGTAAAGTTGTTCCCTTTGCACGTGCGCGAAGTATTTATATGATTGACAGCTAAGAGTGCCGTTGTCTGGTTGCAGTTGAAGCTTGAAATTTTACGACATGAACCCGAATTTAACAAAAGGTGCTTAATCAGCTATCGAATCATATTGACAACTATTCACTAcacattcaaaatatgtatttgacaatATTCATTTGCATTTACGTTAGATCTTCTACTATTTAGTACCAAAGTTTGTGTTTCTTTTGTTGAATTTTCTTTCCATTCGAGAAACaacaaaataagcatttataaGCATAGCATCACTATGAAAGACAGAATTAACGATGCCATCCCAGTAACTGTACTGTGTAAATGTACCAAcgtaatatattataataatccAATCacctacattttttttattcaacgaAAATTACCTTATAGTTCACCTTTCGGTGTTtatcctgttgttgtttttttacaaccAACAATCGACTTTATTTgctatcatgaaatattcacAAAGCCACAACTATTTGCCACCGCAAGACAATCATTTTCTAATTTGATATTAAGCCATATCGTTAAGGCAATTCTGCTTTCGCGCCAAACATTAAAGAatgttgttttatctatatggtcaatgaaaaaatatatttgttaggAATGGACCTGAAGTAAATCATTCTAGTTATTATTAAGTCGATTAAAACGCGGATGTATTCGTAAGTAACCTCCACTTCATATAAGATGTTTAAAGTATGCTTGAATGAAGGTTGAAATGTATCAGCGATTTTAtaggtattgttttaatacttagTGAAATAAAAGTTCGTTTTGAGGGTTTGACGGTTCACTTCAGAATTTATTTAGAATCTATAGTAGTATAAAGCAACGATCGTGAAACAAGATATTACTTCTTTAATATCTACCCCATTATATAAtgaatcactctcgttggcacactGTTGCGCGAGATTGTGATATCACTCTTGatgaatttaatattgaataaacgATCACAAGAATAATACTATCTTTCACTAATGTCTAAGATTTGAcaatcatttctttcttttctttcagTTTTATGATCACTCgctaagttttttttttttacaaaaccgAAGAACAGCACCATACAAATAATGGCAACGTTTTACTGAACGTTGTAAGTGATATACGTGTGTAGATGAATGAGTCACATTTTAATCGTTCAAAATAACCTAAAAAGCTGGGCACGTAAATGTCTCCCCTTCCACGTaatgtctgttgttgttgtagacGTAGTTAAGGACGCTGTATAGACTGGGATCTAGTATGCCAATATATTGTCGTTGCTGGTAACCAGTCTCGCAAAGCGGTAGACCGGTATTATCGAATATGGACGTGCATGCCATTCCACCTGAAAGGAAAGTCAGTACAGTATTTCAATGTTAACTACCGGGACAAGCTTTGCAACCAGGGATGTAACaatgaccctgtttagaggtaTAAGGTTGAACATTTACACTCCTTTTGCGCTGCCTAAGATGGACACATATCCTTTATATAACGATAAACGAATTGATTATATAGGGGATACCTCTGTCtctgataatataaaacatcaCTTGTAACTGTTTAAATGACGTTTTATCGCCgtacaatatgtttaatttgcGTAGATGAAATAGCATTGCTGATGCCAACGCCATTTAAACAGCCGAATTTATTCTGAACGTGTATAAATTTATCTTGAGCGTATTTGGTTGCTCATtccaaattgtttttgaaaataataactatattcataataataaacacAGACGTTTTTAGAATAGCGATTCATCATTGTTGAAACCAATTGGTCCGTCAACGGATTAATTTGGACTATACAAACGTTTTGTCTTTCAATCTTAGAATATTACCTAAATTCTGTTCAGCGTGtaaatgacattataaggatAGATCATTATCAAGCTCCACAGTTCAATCAgaatacttgtatttattttgtattaattcatAAATATCATACCTAAATCCTTTCTTAGTACACCATCAAACCAGGCTAGCGTCCCCTTCATGAAATAGTCGTAAACGTTGATGAGGTCAGTGAACGTGCCGTTGCTGACAGCATTTGCGTAGGCGACACCAATCTGACGTAACGTTTTGGTGTCGAGAGCACGTGTCATCACGGTAAGGCCAAACTCACGGATTAAGTCATTTTCTGTCCCTGGAAAGCATTATGAATTATACAACATAACGTATTGTTTACTAATGATAGTATATACAGTACATAACAAGAACTGTTCACTGGTAAACTTATGCCATAATATCAGCTCACGATCAATTTTCTGTGTGATAAAATATAGAACGTTTATTGGCTAATATGAATACCAACTATACATACATTGACTTATTGCATGGCatttctcccaaataagatgaaccgcaattaatacaattgttttaatttaccgagaaggactaatacatataaaaaaaacaatggttctgaaGAAGggtactgtgtttaatttgaaagaaaagtgcagaaaacacggtaaatctaccttatgagacgatagttgatcactgtaaatctttgaGCACCCacctatcatttaatattttgcgtttttagccgttgaatacatggttacaatcttgttatcataaataaatattttccatatatcatggattatttagtaagaagttaaacgtttatcactcaaaatatatgtttgatattcatgtgtatgtatatacgAGTGTCTAACCGAATTGGTATGGAAAACTCCCGTGCACTTTTTATCTCAATTAGATTCGTGAGTCTTATTTTGTAAGAAGTGACAAACACACACTCTAATAGACGACACTTCCATACAAACTGCAGGTATACAATTGTATATGCAGGTGCAACACATTATATTAAGGTACTGCATGTATAAGTAAATGTTTTCCATACCTCCGCTAGGGTTGAAGCCCCTGCAGACTATGTTATTCTCGACGACGTACGTGCGTGAGAAATTGCCGTAAGCCCAGAGGTAATTCAGGGGGTAGCCCGCAGTGTTATACGGATAGTCACTGGTAGTACACCATCGCGAGCAGTCATATGTCGAACCGTTGGAGTATTCTACGATCCGACAACTTGCTACAAGAATGAACAAGGAAGTATTATGTCTTGTTAATTTATATTCgacttgttaaaaataaaagaagcttATTTTCTAACATCATCTAACAACGCGAAACGCTGACCAGTAGCGTTTTCTACCGGATCCTGCAACACTGTACATAgtttaaaagtataaataatgcACTGTTTAAGCAAGGGAAGATAACACTACAATTGGCGGTCTGAGCCCTATTTCGAGTAATAAAGATGATAAGGCTTAGGATCGAAGTTTCCATGCGTATTATCCTATTTGATGTTaactatgtttcattaaaataagaaatgccgcaatgcaacgaaaccaggttttcaatgtttgacagaagaacttcagccttcattgttaaTTTCAGTTTCAACCGTGTTTCTATTTTAAGCTAGAGAGCGACCGTGAACTTGAAAACaggggccccaaacgcaatccaatgaaaggtctccataaactcttcctaaatactATGTTTAGTCAaggtatgtcaaccataacttaAGTTATTAATCACTAActattttttctaattttagtaatagtgaccttgaccttgactctaggggCCCCCAACGCAAAACCATGACATATCCATTAGCTCTTCCTATATATGCAGTTTGGTCATGGAATGTCATCCCAAAGTAAAGTTCtaaaattcagtttcaaccgtttttcttttattagtttcagtgaccttgactttaacCCACGGTACCCCAAACGCAAgaccatgaaaggtctctattaACTCTTCATATATATCAAGTTTAGTAAAGACATGTCAACCGTAATTAAAGTTGTTcagttttaaccttttttttatttttagtaacagtgaccttaacatTGACAAAGGGGTCTCAAACGCATTCACataaaaggtctctataaactcttcctaaatatCAAGCTtaatcaagatatgtcaaccctaacttaagttattcggtttcaaccgtttttctattttaaatgacCTTTGCCTTGAACCCAGTGGCCCAAAACGCAATCTCAAGAGaagtcttaaagggactgtgccacagattggcacaaaaaaaagtttttttctgtaacgaatctcaggacaattatgtAATAGACTGTgatacgctttgatatcataattgtaaaaaagtaccaaaatgtaaaaaaaaatgtgtcggagaccgggttcgaacccgcgtcgccaaaattgaagtccagtgtCTTACTCACTGAGGTACAAAGGTATTTTCTAAtagggtgacataattaagctatatacctacctcggtaatatcacgtgataacaccgactagccaatcacacacaaggaatgaattctacctggtagacatacccagtaatcttttttaatggaaaacgTACGAAATAActgttaaacttaaataaattgtaaactatgtggtacttcagttagtaagtttcaatgcattgtacacatcgatgccaagtttatgtcagttttcgacaaatttttttcgctattttatcatacgtgagacatcCCCTTTAATTAACTATTCCTTATTACTAAGTTTAGTCTTGACATGTCAACCCAAACTTAAGGTATTCAGTACCAACcgtgttttctatttttagtaacagtgactttgactttTACCCCAGGtgccccaaacgcaatccaatgaaaggccTCTATAAACGTTTCCTTTAATACCAAgcttagtcaagatatgtcaactctAAATTAACTTaatcagtttcaaccgtttgtTCTATTTTAAGTTACTTTGACCCTGACCTTAACCATAGGGGCCCTAAACGCAATTACATGAAAGTTTCCAGATATCTTCCTATATACATGGTTCAGTCGAAATATGTCAACCTTAACTTAGTTATTAAGTTTCGTAGTTAAGTTCGACGCCGCCCGCCCGCCTGCCCGCCCGGTCGCCCatccgcccgaacaacgacgtacGCCATTCTAATAACTAGGTTTTACTATGTGGAAACCTGGTTAAATATCGTAGGGGACGTTTATCACATAGATTGTGCTCGTAACTTGACTGGTGTACCTGAACACTATTTAATTAGTGTAAGGTTTATTAGAACAGAGCTCTGAAGACTGTGTCAAAACGGTGAAATGTACTACAGAGATCGAAGGGGTCACCGTATACCTAGTCTTTGAAATCACCTTTTGCAAGGAAAAAGCATGTTTACCGAGGCTATGAAAAAATACTAGTAAGCTTGATACAAACCTGCACATTCAATTGGCATCGAAAGATAAAACTCCTCAAAAACGTTCCCCGGAAGAGTACTGATGTTGTACAGGCCTACAGCGGCGTCAGCTGAGAGGCGGCGGAAAATGTCCCTCGGCATGAATCGTACCATCCGGTGTATATGTTGTGCTGCCTGTGGTagaaattgcattattttttattacgtATACGTATAGACTGAAAgaatattgaattttattgtGATGATTTAAACGCATTATGTGCCAACTCCATGAAAAACTACTGCAACCATTGCTGCTGTTTCTTTAAAGCAAacatattttcagatatttatttaaacagatCATGTAATAAATAAAGGTTGAAAGTAGTTCGTGTACATCCAAccattcaatttattaaaattcacCTACAGATGACAGAGGCTGAAATCATGCGATCAGCCTTTACGACAATACTGACTTactatttcaatgaaaactgTATTTTCAAACTGTAAGTAAGGAACGATTcatgaaaagtatattttaatgatacgGCCATGAAAATGCGAACATGATACAGGCATTCGAAAGGACGgtgatttcaatttcaaaagcctcctttgtatttatattacaataaaatgcaataccgttgaaatattaatataacatatattgatataatatttcacaaaaagCATAAATAATATGAACCCAGTTCGAACTggtcttataaaaatataaaatattaactacaGTATTCTAACCAACAGTGTAGCTTCTGGGTAAATGCAGCCAGTGCCGAGCACGCTGATGCTAGGAACATCCGTTGGAGGCTGCAGGTTGTCATGGCGACACTGCGTCACAAAATACTCTTCGCGCCCGCCTGCAGCCTGACGTTTGCTCCGGTTCAGCAGATCCCATGGCGCCGCGAGGTTTGTATCCTCAAGATATCTGAAAAATGCATCCACTATGTATATGTGCGGCTAGAAAGGGAACATCAGACTACATGCACGTGCGGTACAAGCTATTCTGTCTCAtatattgcaattttttttttatttaatcatgttttaaaaccTATCCCCGAATGCTTTATCAGGATTTATTTTCGCTAGCTACGTCACATATTTCTTACTGAATGAcctaaatttaattttaactgaTGGAAACCTCTGCgatatatattcaataatgaTTTTAGTCGCttttagtcgtaaattgaaCTTATCTTAATATCgatcatagtttcattatttttctacatatttcAGTGAATCGAACTTTAGCCagctttgaaaatgaaaataaagttgaaaaaatattttttattgtgtttccacttgtgacgtttatacagatttaagattataaAGTCTCGACTAAAATCCTTTACTAAAATGGCTGTCAGTTTCCAACTCTCTAACATAGGGCCTAAAGCAGGGATTCCGGAAACAACTTCCCTGTTCTGATAGGATTATGAGCAAAGCCAGTGATTGGCCCGTACGGCCAAAGTACACAATAAAGTGAATATACACATTGGTATGACGAGGTATGAGAAGGACGGTgaatcggggggggggggggggggggggggggggcacttaatCAAGAATCAAGCGATTTTGGGAATAAAGGAGTGCAGTCGTGCTGAGCTGTTTTAAATCCTTCCTATGTatgattcttgaaaaaaaatagttccctCAACAACAGAAGATGCATGGTGCCAACTTATCAGAATTACTTTCGGTACCTTTGTCTTCCTGTAAACTCGGCGCTAACGTCTCCCGTCAATGTGTAGGCGTCGACATGAACGGTAAACAACGTCAACAGCGTGAGAAATAGCGTGACGTGCATGATAGACGGAATCGTTCAGGACCCTAGAGTGATAAAAAAACACCCGTACATTATATTTTCGTTAGCACACAGTATTCAAAATACGATTTAAAGCGAGTTGAGAAGCAAACACTGGTCTGTAAGTCGTGATTACATGGATTAGGAAATTCTTGTTTCTTTATTGCGAAACTTGTTAGCCACTGACTATCCCAAAAGACTTAAGTATAAGCCCCTTTGTCCATAGTAAGTATccgtgtttattattttaatacagacgTATGTTTAATACGAAAGTTTAATGCATGGTTAGACTTTGGATATAGTTTGCCCTAGTGTTGTGTACACACGGGACTTTCAATTTGTCAAAATCATTTATAACCAATCAATACTATACTGACAGCTATTTGTGAACAGCCCTTTTGTCCAAAGGTGTTGTTTTGTCAGTATTTGACCCCGAATGACCGCCAAACATCATTTTAGAACAAACAATGAGACAAACGCTTCTGTGTATAATCATAATTATTCCATCAATTTTAATGGGAATAGAagagtttttttaataaatatattaaggtGATAATGCATTTGCCATTTATACATTGATCAAATGGACACGGTAGTGTCCAgcatcaaacattttaaaaacaagttacTGGTCACTGAAGACTTGTCTTGACCTGTATTAATCATTGTGAGGGACGGACACAAGGCCACATATGACAATCAATCATCAACACAAGTTGTCTATTACAAGGCTCACTTTCTGCAACAAAGAAtgttataacaaacatataaaataatataaagaaatgttttttcataCCTTCTGTTGTAAGCCGACAATATAGTAAAACTAATACAGTTGAATTTTACAGCGACAAGCTCTATACGTGTATACCCCTTATTTCGCTCATTCAGTAAAGTTTTACTCGAAGacaaattacatttatttcacattCTTTGTACACCCACTACGAAACATGAAATACTGTAATTGATGAAAACGATCTTATCatgtaaatattgtacaacGAAGTGTTTTCATGGCAGAAATCAAATTTCAATAGtagtaaaatagtttattgaCCAAGCGTATTAACCACGGTTGACTAACCTAAAGCCATTATGACCCTGAATACATGGTTGTTTAATAACGTCCAGTGGTGGGCAAACATCAAGTTTGTTTAGTTCCACTTTTATATTGATTCCTTCATGAATAGAGATCCTCCATTGTTTTCAGTGATGCGTTATATAGACTGGTATCAGTacagttattaattatatttttatgggTAGGTGTCTTATATATGGTATCAGTACGTATCAGTACAGTATATAGctatatgtaaatgtatatgtgtgtttgcTACTGTTGTCATGTCATGGAATTGTCTCTGTTATAGAAAGGCGCGAGATGGACAAATCCGACATCTCCAAACTCCACAGGACAACCCCCGTCACCAATTGTTGCAGgactgacccccccccccc
Coding sequences within:
- the LOC128208433 gene encoding uncharacterized protein LOC128208433 encodes the protein MHVTLFLTLLTLFTVHVDAYTLTGDVSAEFTGRQRYLEDTNLAAPWDLLNRSKRQAAGGREEYFVTQCRHDNLQPPTDVPSISVLGTGCIYPEATLLAAQHIHRMVRFMPRDIFRRLSADAAVGLYNISTLPGNVFEEFYLSMPIECAASCRIVEYSNGSTYDCSRWCTTSDYPYNTAGYPLNYLWAYGNFSRTYVVENNIVCRGFNPSGGTENDLIREFGLTVMTRALDTKTLRQIGVAYANAVSNGTFTDLINVYDYFMKGTLAWFDGVLRKDLGGMACTSIFDNTGLPLCETGYQQRQYIGILDPSLYSVLNYVYNNNRHYVEGETFTCPAF